The sequence below is a genomic window from Lolium perenne isolate Kyuss_39 chromosome 7, Kyuss_2.0, whole genome shotgun sequence.
GAGAACACATAGTTAAACTGCAAAGTTTTTGCTGCAAGTCTCGGTTAACAACAGAATGCATGCACTGCCAGACAAATGGAAAAAAACACGACATCTAATGAAAAAATTCAACCGGTACATGTTGTGTAGAATACTATCTTGTTCTCTTATTCATACTATTCTCAAAggtttttggtctgaaaaacatcTGGTGAGAACTTGCAACCGATACAAGCAAACTAAAAAACTGCAATAACCACGAATAGTACTATATATATTAAACCAAAAGCAAATGAACTCAAGGAGCGCCAATGGGAGCAAGACATTGTATTGTGTCTATGATGTGATTCGTCATAAATGCTTTGACTCCCAcaaaaatagttcaaattctgTTGCTGCCAACGACTGAAAATTAATTCCACCATTGTAGCCAAGTACTCATCGATGTAGGTGTTTATTTGACATTTCCTAAAAACAGCAAAGAGAAGCGGAGCTAGTGTCAGTAGATTATAATAAGAAAATGATCTGAAGCTTAAATTTAAGCTAGCAACCTAGAGATATACGatttgtaaacaacaaagagagaCATATATGCATAGAAGTGGAAGTAAATTTTAGAGGGCACAGTTCTAAATGTAACATGTGGAAATATTATATCCGGTGAATGATTATATATACCAACCCAACATGCATTTTACACATCAATATAATAGCTAAACCTCAGAAGGCAGCAAATGCAGTCACTAGGGGGAAAAAAGGCAGTCCCTCTCCATTAAAAATAAGTGTCACGGATTTGGCTAGATTCGCATGTATGTGCACACTAAAACATGTTTAGATACATGTGAATCTAGAAAAATCCGCGACACTTATTTTGGTACGGAGGTAGTACTTAATAAAGATACTCTGTAAAAGGTAGGAAAAATGTATATATCTGCCAAGATTACCACTATCGAGGTAGAAGTCAGGCTTGACAAGGCTTTCTTTGACCCAAGGTCCAATAATGCTCTTACTCCATGAATTTAGTTGGAATTCCTCTATCAACTTGCCAGTGTTGTCACAGTGGATCATGTAAAGTAAACCGGGACTGTAGACCAGCACATCTCCCTTGTGAGACAGAACGAAATATTGCCTATCTGAATGTATAGACAAGATCCCCACCGGGAATTTCACATGGTACTTGAATGACCAAACCTCTCTGTCGTAGTCCTCCAATACCCAGATTTTGACGTCTTCCCTCCACCAACCAGCAAAGCAGCTAAAGCCAATTGAACCTTCCATGTCGCACAAACAGGTGCCTGATGTGGCAGCATCAGCCGGGCGGCGCATGAGTCTGAATGATTCAACCACTGTGTCGAAAACGAGCATGCCTGCTTGGTAGCCAGGGTCCCAATGAAGGCAGTTGCGGAACGCGACAGGTGGAGCCAAATCAGTAGTAGTCGTTTCATTCAAGGCCAGCATGACTTTCTCGGTACCAGGCGTATGCGAAGGAACTCCAATGCACCTTGGCAAGCTACCCTGCTGCACCGTAAGGATGTAGTAGCCatcgttgaggtggccctggtgtCTCCCCTTCCAGTACAGGATGCGGTACTCGCTGGACGGGTGGTGGTAGTAGAACGCCACGACGTTGATGCAGCCTGCCGCGGTGAGGCATGGGAGTGGAGCACACTGACGCGTGGCCGGGTTACTGATGCTGAAGCTGCCGTCCGAGCAGTATGCGTCCGAGAGGGAGAGGAGAAGGAGTCCGTTGCAAGAAGCGTGTATCTTGAAGCCGGGGCTGGAATAGTCGTGCTCCAATATTGGGTTTGTACTGGCTGTGCCGTAGAGTGTgaggaggtggccgcgctcgAAGATTGGATCTGTACGGACTTTGCCGTAGGCTTGCTCGAAGATTCGATCTATATCGGCTTTGCTGTAGGCTTTGCCGTAGGAGGGCATGTAGATTGGATCTTTACTGAACTTGAGGGTAAGGAGGAGGAGCGATGGCTGGCGCCGGTGGTGGACGAGGATGAAATCAGGGGCGGAGGTGAGGCTGCGCCATTGGCGGCAGACTGCGCGGCAGCTGAGGATATCCTTGACCGGAAGGCGGACAAAGATCTCCCACAATAGAATCTCCTCCGGGAGGGCTGCTACCACGAAGGCAGCGAgccggtggaggcggcggcggctgcgcgcCTCCCGCGCCGTAACTCCTGGCGCGGGTTCTGCTGTCGTTTCCTTAGGCTTGGCCGCTGTGGGGTTTTGGACTAGGAGAGAAACGACGACGACCCGGCGTCGAAAGATTATTTTAGGTGAAGTACGAGTCTTGGCCATCCTAATGCCTTTGCCAATCAACAGCAGCCGAATTCACTATTTATAGGATTCCATTTGATGGCCCCCTCGTAGTTCCTGAGATATGGGCTAGGCTATGTGTTGCGTGTATGGTTTGTTTAACTCTTTATTACCCACGGTACAggtagtgttttttttttttttttttttttttttttgacatggaGCACATCTATATTTCATTACCGAACTGGACCAGCAATATCTCTGTCCACAAACACATGTACAGAGTTCGGTAGATCCTCCATCAAGACTTGCCTGGGATCTAGTCCTGCACCGCTGCCTAGTTTGATTTCCTGAGAAAAGCAGATCCTTTAGCAACCGAGGCGAATACATTTTATGTGTAAAATACGGAACTACGGTGATTTGTAGGTACTACTCAAACCTTTTAACTGTTTGACCATGATCGAACATGTCTCTGCAGGCCAAGACATATGATCCTGACGGCGAGTATGTCGCCTACTGGCTACCGGAGCTCCGGTCACTTGCAAGGGAAAAGAGGAACTTCCCTGGTGCCTCGTATATCAAGCAGATCGTCCCGCTGAAGTTTGATGGTGGGAATCAGAAAAGAGATCAGCGGTTCAACAGGCAGACAAGGCCGAAGAATGTTTACAGAAGACAGAAATAATGCAGTTGTATGTGTTGATAATGTATGCCATCGATCAAGTGTTAGTACGAGTTGGAGCAGATGTGACATGAGTTGGTTTGAGTGTAAATGAAACCTGAGGTTTTGCGAGGCTTTTGCAAGATGTTCCGGTGAtacactgtcgttgcctaatcgacggtacctcggaggagggatcctcacgagggggagaagaagtagaggccatagggcggagtgcacacgggacggtggtacgcgatttacccagcttcggaacacctgcacgatgacaggcctactgctgcttgtctggaattatctgggcgctttcgcgttgttacaatgagttgtggttgtgcctctagggctcccgggatccggcttatatagacgcacggatctagggtttacacggagagttctagccggaatacaagttgcctaactacggtacaatgtcttgccgtgtacgtcaaggatccgccttccttctaggccgcgctggatccggatacttcatgggcctccacggatccggcctccttcgtaggtcggttaggatccggctcctcgttcctgggctggacttcatccttcatgatctacagcaactgggccgcccgatgggccacatgcctcaccacctactatgggccacccgggcttgccggatctaggccatgccgttgatatacccataaagtatacccacaacagtagcccccgaagttctccgagattcatcattcctccgacttcatacaattcggaaacgaagagaatcttgaagagcttcaaaacttcttacttggttccgggttcattcattcggaaatccttcatcttcagatcacgCAGAACAACGGAAGCTCCgattttcccgcgcacaacctcctcatttcccgcgctaaattttcgcagatgcaaatctttagccggaattttcgggagtgcatggttaagttacctccacgtcgttttaccgcagttgacctaaaacacgtgtcatccatccaacggtgtgaccgttccgtttccaccgtcggatccgaatcccgaatctccgcgtgcggcctataaataccccgcggctcggTAAATTTTCATTTTTTCACCTCTTctcaccacttcgtcttcctcctcgcgccgcgccaccCGATAGATCTCGACTCCGGCGAACTTCGCCACGGTGAGCTCCGCGCACCGCCAATCCAAGCCTCCCCTCGTGCCAAGATCCCTTCGGTTGAACGGGAATTTctccccgccgccgattcgtggtcacgcggggcGGTTTActtcaagtccggcgacctcgtcttcaccggagctccgtcgagccaccgcgccattagcggtaagtgcgccggcctcgtagaagatagacttagtgtagaagatagactaagtgatccgggtactcaaacaatttgtatgggcgcagccggaagcatgccactcgattcATCGCATTGTACTGgcagctctccgagtagcccggatcccaatccaATAGAACCaatatgcccggatcccatatcattcctgccaccatatgtttccgatattagactagctcaaccgttttccgcatctttcagcaccgctccaggccggatcccctccctccaagagcttcaagaagaactcgaggggcaagctaggatggcagccaAGGTTCAGGAAGCGGAAAACAAGAGgacgtccaaggcccggatccgggaaggagagcggggtcagtggtggccctgcgcaactactgatgtggagcttagagagctccagaacgagggcatgatctccactcactggagcttcacacgtgattccgacgtccccaagcccgaagccggagaaatcgttatgaccaaggcttgggtggaacgcggactttcacttccctgttcggaattttttctctccgtcctcaacacatacgggctccagccccacaacatctgcccaaactcatatctcctcctctccaacttcgtaactctttgcgaagggcaccttgggatccggccagatgtcaagttatggcagttctttttccgggtgaagaaggaaaccaaggacaaagcaatggtgaactgtgggagtatgacgttcatgctccgccctagccgcatgtatcctccccacgactcgcac
It includes:
- the LOC139833090 gene encoding uncharacterized protein; this translates as MAKTRTSPKIIFRRRVVVVSLLVQNPTAAKPKETTAEPAPGVTAREARSRRRLHRLAAFVVAALPEEILLWEIFVRLPVKDILSCRAVCRQWRSLTSAPDFILVHHRRQPSLLLLTLKFSKDPIYMPSYGKAYSKADIDRIFEQAYGKVRTDPIFERGHLLTLYGTASTNPILEHDYSSPGFKIHASCNGLLLLSLSDAYCSDGSFSISNPATRQCAPLPCLTAAGCINVVAFYYHHPSSEYRILYWKGRHQGHLNDGYYILTVQQGSLPRCIGVPSHTPGTEKVMLALNETTTTDLAPPVAFRNCLHWDPGYQAGMLVFDTVVESFRLMRRPADAATSGTCLCDMEGSIGFSCFAGWWREDVKIWVLEDYDREVWSFKYHVKFPVGILSIHSDRQYFVLSHKGDVLVYSPGLLYMIHCDNTGKLIEEFQLNSWSKSIIGPWVKESLVKPDFYLDSGNVK